In Acidimicrobiales bacterium, the genomic window GCGCCGAGATCCTCGGCCTCATCGGTCCGAACGGCGCCGGCAAGACCACCGTTTTCGACCTGCTCAGCGGCTTCACCTCCCCCGACGGCGGAAGGGTGCTCATGGGCGGGGTCGACGTCACCCGCTGGAGTCCCGAGCGACGGGCCCGCGAAGGGATGGGCCGCTCGTTCCAGTCGGCCCGGTTATTCCCGGCCCTCACCGTGCGCGAGACGGTGGCCGTGGCGTCCGACCGTCACCTCGAGGTCCGTGATCCGCTGTCGAGCGTCTTCGCGCTGCCCGTGGCGCGGGACGCCGAGCAGGCGATGTGGTCGCGAGTCGACGAGCTGCTCGAGCTGACCGGTCTCGTGGCCTTTGCCGACTCGCCAGTGTCGGAGCTGTCGACCGGCACGAGACGAATCGTCGACATCGCCTGCGGGCTCGCCGAGGGACCGCGGGTCCTGCTCCTCGACGAGCCGGCGACGGGCATATCCATGCACGAGACCGAGCGCCTGGGACCGCTCCTCCGTTGGCTGCGCGACACCACCGGCACCGCCCTGCTCGTGGTGGAGCACGAGCTCGGCCTGGTGTCCGAGGTCGCCGACCGCCTGGTGGCCATCGAGGCCGG contains:
- a CDS encoding ATP-binding cassette domain-containing protein, yielding AEILGLIGPNGAGKTTVFDLLSGFTSPDGGRVLMGGVDVTRWSPERRAREGMGRSFQSARLFPALTVRETVAVASDRHLEVRDPLSSVFALPVARDAEQAMWSRVDELLELTGLVAFADSPVSELSTGTRRIVDIACGLAEGPRVLLLDEPATGISMHETERLGPLLRWLRDTTGTALLVVEHELGLVSEVADRLVAIEAGSIVASGPPAEVVAHPRVVASYLGTDRAGETSARSLLGSADPHVGDHP